In a genomic window of Fervidobacterium gondwanense DSM 13020:
- the dxr gene encoding 1-deoxy-D-xylulose-5-phosphate reductoisomerase: MEEKTVVILGVTGSIGTQTVDVIKALKGFKVVGISFGRNVSLAEKIIDELGVKYYVSEREASKGVKIETLEELFSITEPDIVVCAIPGFEGVKAALESLKHTKRLALATKEALVCAGPFVKQLAEKYSVEIIPIDSEHSAIFQLYEPHIDHVLITASGGAVRDVPLDDIPSLTPAQILKHPTWSMGGRITVDSATMVNKLFEVIEAHELFNLDYSKIDVKLNRSSFVHGIVFLKDGVIKIHAGKPDMRIPIAYSLTYPERIYESCIADVKEFDLSLYNVEEERYPIFHYGLELARTQSGLSWRIALNASDEIAVEYFLREKITFRQIETVVKRTVDYVIEADKSVESINDVYEIDNISRNYAAKVVKELLSK; this comes from the coding sequence TTGGAAGAAAAGACCGTTGTAATACTTGGTGTAACAGGTTCGATAGGAACTCAAACTGTTGATGTTATTAAAGCGCTCAAGGGTTTTAAAGTAGTTGGCATCTCTTTTGGAAGGAATGTATCGTTAGCTGAGAAGATAATTGATGAACTTGGTGTGAAGTACTACGTTTCTGAGAGAGAGGCTTCAAAGGGTGTTAAAATTGAGACCTTGGAAGAACTTTTTTCGATAACAGAGCCTGATATAGTCGTATGCGCGATTCCAGGTTTTGAAGGTGTGAAAGCTGCGTTAGAAAGCCTAAAACATACCAAGCGACTTGCTCTCGCAACGAAAGAGGCGCTTGTTTGTGCAGGACCGTTTGTCAAACAACTTGCTGAGAAATATTCGGTAGAGATAATCCCAATAGATAGTGAACATTCCGCTATATTCCAACTCTACGAACCTCACATTGATCATGTACTAATAACTGCTTCCGGTGGTGCGGTGAGAGACGTTCCGTTAGATGACATACCTTCACTGACTCCTGCTCAAATTTTGAAACACCCCACATGGAGCATGGGTGGAAGGATAACTGTCGACTCGGCAACGATGGTCAATAAGCTGTTCGAGGTTATAGAAGCACACGAGCTTTTTAATCTTGATTATAGTAAGATAGATGTTAAACTCAATCGTTCGAGTTTCGTTCATGGGATTGTTTTCTTAAAAGATGGGGTTATAAAGATACATGCCGGAAAGCCTGACATGAGAATTCCTATTGCGTATTCTCTCACCTATCCCGAACGGATTTATGAAAGTTGCATTGCTGATGTCAAAGAGTTTGATCTCAGCTTGTACAATGTTGAAGAAGAACGCTATCCAATCTTTCATTACGGACTCGAGTTGGCAAGAACGCAGTCGGGATTGTCTTGGAGGATAGCACTGAATGCAAGCGACGAAATCGCCGTTGAATACTTCTTACGAGAAAAGATCACGTTTCGACAAATTGAGACCGTTGTCAAGAGGACGGTAGATTATGTAATTGAGGCAGATAAATCTGTCGAAAGCATAAACGACGTGTACGAAATAGACAATATCTCTCGAAATTACGCAGCAAAGGTTGTAAAAGAGCTTTTGAGTAAATAA
- a CDS encoding M50 family metallopeptidase: protein MTLVVNIIAFLLVFMFIVVVHEFGHFLFARLFGVKVHEFAIGFGPQIYRKKGKKTDFRINIFPLGGYVRLKGEDPSEEEDPDSLYGVSAWKRFLIVLAGPVFSILVGYLLFMLIISSWGYAPIIVDKVIPKSPAEEAGLRSDDIVMKINGKYVFDTLDMTGIIRQGNPITLEVKRGDERLTLTIQPKLTQKEYYIYLKDVKGEIGQEIESINNIPFEKYMEKYSKGYVTIKTDSGELSGILDNVSILPERYAIGIYYGQFSNVFAKDIDVFSKGDKLLSIGDMEIRSSNDLLDAVTALSLKADELYFKVSGNRVESVIRPVDTIVKVKYETKGELKEVEFEKDKLVQILSTPGVLEEKAQKIKPRGFEAISIAIARSNRLALYIWKTLPGIFIGRNLQDVSGPVGIVQIVGQAVQFGFETVLIVVAVITINLGIFNLFPLPALDGGRIIFALIEMITRRKINRNVENLIHTIGFFLLLGFVFFMTFIDIGRFLAR from the coding sequence ATGACTTTAGTTGTTAACATCATCGCTTTCTTGCTGGTATTCATGTTCATCGTTGTTGTACACGAGTTCGGTCACTTTTTGTTTGCAAGGCTTTTTGGAGTTAAAGTTCACGAGTTTGCGATAGGATTTGGACCGCAGATTTATCGAAAGAAGGGAAAGAAGACGGATTTCAGGATAAATATCTTTCCGCTTGGAGGTTATGTGAGGCTTAAAGGTGAAGACCCGAGCGAGGAAGAAGATCCAGACTCACTTTACGGAGTCTCTGCATGGAAGAGGTTTTTAATAGTCCTCGCAGGTCCTGTCTTCTCGATATTGGTTGGTTATCTGCTTTTTATGTTGATCATCTCGAGTTGGGGTTACGCTCCGATTATAGTCGACAAGGTTATTCCGAAGTCACCAGCGGAAGAAGCCGGTTTAAGATCAGATGATATCGTCATGAAAATCAACGGAAAATATGTGTTTGATACACTTGACATGACCGGGATAATAAGACAGGGTAACCCAATAACGCTTGAGGTGAAACGTGGAGACGAGAGATTAACATTAACCATTCAGCCAAAATTAACACAAAAAGAGTACTATATCTATCTGAAAGATGTTAAAGGCGAAATTGGGCAAGAAATAGAAAGTATCAATAACATACCATTTGAAAAATATATGGAGAAATACTCGAAAGGGTATGTCACGATAAAGACAGATTCAGGTGAACTTAGCGGGATATTAGACAACGTTTCCATTCTACCTGAACGATACGCAATTGGTATTTACTATGGGCAATTTTCCAACGTTTTTGCGAAAGATATAGATGTATTTTCAAAAGGTGACAAGTTGCTAAGTATTGGAGACATGGAAATTCGCTCTTCTAACGATTTGTTGGACGCGGTAACGGCACTAAGTCTGAAAGCTGATGAACTATACTTCAAAGTCAGTGGAAATAGGGTCGAGAGTGTTATTAGACCGGTGGACACTATTGTAAAAGTCAAATACGAAACCAAAGGTGAGTTGAAAGAAGTAGAATTTGAGAAAGACAAACTTGTTCAGATACTCTCCACACCAGGTGTTCTTGAAGAAAAGGCACAGAAGATAAAGCCGAGAGGGTTTGAAGCGATTTCGATAGCTATTGCGAGGAGCAACAGGCTCGCTCTGTATATTTGGAAAACTTTGCCGGGGATATTCATAGGTAGAAACTTACAGGATGTGTCTGGACCAGTGGGAATAGTTCAGATAGTTGGGCAAGCTGTCCAGTTTGGGTTTGAGACAGTGCTCATCGTTGTGGCCGTCATCACTATAAATCTCGGTATATTCAATTTGTTCCCGCTTCCTGCACTCGATGGTGGGCGGATAATATTTGCACTGATCGAAATGATAACGAGAAGGAAGATAAACAGAAACGTTGAAAACCTCATACATACTATTGGATTTTTCTTGCTTTTGGGATTTGTGTTCTTCATGACGTTTATAGATATCGGAAGGTTTTTGGCAAGATAG
- the ispG gene encoding flavodoxin-dependent (E)-4-hydroxy-3-methylbut-2-enyl-diphosphate synthase: protein MLKRRFSKPVKVGNLTIGGDAPITIQSMTNTNTKDVASTVNQIKSLVEAGCEIVRISLPDIESAKAIKYIKDSLKSFGIDIPIVGDIHFDYRIAIEAIKEGIDKVRINPGNIGDENKVAEVVKYAKEFGVPIRVGANSGSLPKDLENLPKHKAIGEAALREVRILEKQGFEDIVISVKSSDVIETIEANRYVGNLVDYPLHVGVTEAGTLYNSLIKSSVALGVLILEGLVDTLRISIAGDPVNEVIAAKKLLTALHLRKGPNIVACPTCARTVFDVESVALEVEKLVSNIRGDITISVLGCVVNGIGEGKEADVGIAGVKDGVVLFRKGEIVGTYKFEEGLRELKRLIDGVLREKHI from the coding sequence TTGCTCAAAAGAAGGTTTTCTAAACCGGTGAAGGTGGGTAATTTAACAATTGGTGGAGATGCACCGATAACGATACAGTCGATGACGAATACAAATACGAAAGACGTTGCTTCGACTGTTAACCAGATTAAGTCACTCGTTGAAGCTGGTTGTGAAATAGTTAGGATTTCTCTACCAGATATTGAAAGTGCAAAGGCGATTAAGTATATAAAGGATAGTCTAAAGTCTTTTGGTATAGATATTCCAATCGTTGGGGATATACATTTCGATTACAGAATAGCGATTGAGGCCATAAAGGAAGGCATAGATAAAGTTAGAATTAATCCGGGGAACATAGGTGATGAAAATAAAGTTGCAGAAGTTGTGAAATATGCGAAGGAATTCGGAGTGCCTATAAGAGTCGGTGCAAACAGTGGTTCGTTGCCAAAAGATTTAGAGAATTTGCCTAAGCACAAAGCCATTGGAGAGGCGGCTTTGCGGGAAGTTCGTATACTTGAAAAGCAAGGCTTTGAAGATATAGTTATATCCGTAAAGAGTTCAGATGTCATTGAAACTATAGAAGCGAACAGGTACGTAGGGAATTTAGTTGATTATCCACTGCACGTTGGCGTTACGGAAGCCGGCACGCTCTACAATTCTCTCATAAAATCTTCTGTTGCCCTTGGTGTTTTGATTCTCGAAGGTCTTGTGGATACGTTGAGGATATCTATTGCAGGAGACCCCGTGAACGAAGTTATAGCCGCCAAAAAATTGCTGACCGCACTCCACCTGAGAAAAGGACCGAATATTGTTGCGTGTCCGACTTGCGCAAGGACGGTTTTCGATGTAGAAAGTGTTGCACTTGAGGTGGAAAAGCTTGTTTCGAACATTCGAGGAGATATTACCATATCCGTTCTCGGATGTGTTGTAAATGGTATTGGTGAAGGCAAAGAGGCGGATGTTGGTATCGCTGGTGTAAAAGATGGTGTTGTTTTATTCAGAAAAGGTGAAATAGTTGGTACGTACAAATTTGAAGAAGGTTTGAGAGAACTGAAAAGGCTTATTGATGGCGTGTTGAGAGAGAAGCACATTTGA
- the surE gene encoding 5'/3'-nucleotidase SurE: MNILLVNDDGVTAPGILCAARYLSKEHYVVVSAPESEQSAVGHGITLRFPLWARKLDINEPFEMYAVSGTPADCVKIGLDVIYKEKGIVPDVVISGINRGENLGTDVVYSGTVSGALEGAIAGIPSIAISVADFKDPIYDTAALFLLQFLKEFDIRKIPKFTALNINVPSLPFESIKGWRFTRQSKRRYEDYFEKRIDPSGREYYWMLGDIIEDDPDPKADYKALAEKYISVTPITIFMTNEELLKELEGIYGEGKSLR, from the coding sequence ATGAATATACTATTAGTCAACGATGATGGTGTTACTGCTCCGGGTATTTTATGTGCTGCACGTTATTTAAGCAAAGAGCACTATGTGGTAGTTAGTGCACCGGAATCGGAACAGAGTGCTGTTGGTCACGGAATCACATTAAGATTTCCCCTTTGGGCAAGGAAATTGGACATAAATGAACCATTTGAAATGTATGCTGTCTCAGGAACACCTGCTGACTGCGTGAAAATAGGTCTTGATGTCATTTATAAAGAAAAAGGTATCGTACCTGATGTAGTTATAAGCGGGATAAACCGAGGCGAAAACCTGGGAACCGATGTTGTGTACTCTGGTACAGTAAGTGGTGCTCTTGAGGGTGCGATCGCAGGCATTCCATCAATCGCAATATCCGTTGCCGATTTCAAAGATCCTATTTACGATACGGCTGCACTATTTTTGCTACAGTTTTTGAAGGAGTTTGATATAAGGAAAATCCCAAAGTTTACGGCTTTGAATATTAACGTGCCGTCTCTTCCGTTTGAATCTATAAAAGGTTGGAGATTCACCCGCCAGAGCAAAAGAAGGTATGAAGATTACTTTGAAAAGCGCATAGATCCGTCTGGAAGAGAGTACTACTGGATGCTCGGTGATATAATAGAAGATGATCCGGACCCGAAAGCTGATTATAAAGCGCTTGCTGAAAAGTACATTTCTGTAACTCCGATTACAATATTCATGACCAACGAAGAGCTTTTAAAAGAATTGGAGGGAATATACGGTGAAGGTAAGAGTCTTAGGTGA
- the def gene encoding peptide deformylase — protein sequence MKVRVLGDPVLRKKAVPVTDFASVRAILEEFKMTMYSEDGVGLAAPQVGISQRFFGMDDGSGFKMIVNPEIIEHSDEKEFGEEGCLSVPGVFADVQRYKWVRVRYQDEHGSYHEEFLEGYPARIFQHEYDHLDGVLFIDHLDSKTRVALSQQLKKIMEERQKEMKK from the coding sequence GTGAAGGTAAGAGTCTTAGGTGATCCCGTTTTAAGAAAAAAAGCAGTACCAGTGACTGATTTTGCATCGGTTAGAGCTATACTTGAAGAGTTTAAAATGACTATGTATTCTGAAGATGGTGTAGGACTTGCTGCTCCTCAAGTAGGCATTTCTCAAAGGTTTTTCGGAATGGACGACGGTAGTGGTTTTAAGATGATTGTAAATCCTGAAATAATAGAGCACTCTGACGAGAAAGAGTTTGGGGAAGAAGGGTGTCTAAGCGTTCCTGGAGTTTTTGCCGATGTGCAAAGATATAAATGGGTTAGGGTGAGGTATCAGGACGAACACGGAAGTTATCACGAAGAATTTCTCGAAGGTTATCCTGCAAGAATATTCCAGCACGAATACGACCATCTTGATGGTGTATTGTTTATCGATCATCTTGATAGTAAAACACGTGTAGCATTGTCCCAGCAATTAAAGAAGATAATGGAAGAGAGACAAAAAGAAATGAAAAAATAA